A part of Gemmatimonas groenlandica genomic DNA contains:
- a CDS encoding ABC transporter permease, whose product MILLTFLLQTIRIAIPYLLAAAGGVMSERVGIIALGLEGMMLAGAFGAALGSYYGGNPWAGLAGALVAGAMVTAVLAVATLRYKANQVVVGVAINLLVVAATRFYLRRIFDSASNSPRVPGFGGEGAGGMFASFVNPVVWMGLAALPVLAWVLYRTPFGLRARAVGEKPEAAATLGVAVTKLRLQGLLIAGSLASLGGAYLALDQHQFSDSMTAGRGFIALAAVIFGRWEPVRVAVACLLFAGAETLQIQLQGSQMIPSQFVEMIPYVLTIVALAGVVGRSVAPAALGKTE is encoded by the coding sequence ATGATTCTGCTCACCTTCCTGCTGCAGACCATTCGCATTGCGATTCCGTATCTGCTGGCAGCGGCCGGCGGTGTGATGTCGGAGCGCGTAGGCATCATCGCGCTCGGTCTCGAAGGGATGATGCTGGCCGGTGCGTTCGGCGCGGCTCTCGGGAGCTACTACGGCGGCAATCCGTGGGCCGGCTTGGCAGGCGCGCTGGTGGCCGGAGCCATGGTCACGGCCGTGCTGGCGGTGGCGACGCTGCGCTACAAGGCCAATCAGGTGGTCGTCGGTGTGGCGATCAACCTGTTGGTGGTGGCGGCCACGCGCTTCTATCTGCGCCGCATCTTCGACAGTGCCAGCAACTCGCCGCGCGTGCCGGGCTTCGGCGGTGAAGGTGCTGGTGGCATGTTCGCGAGCTTCGTGAATCCGGTGGTGTGGATGGGGCTCGCCGCACTCCCCGTACTGGCGTGGGTGCTCTATCGCACACCATTCGGACTGCGTGCGCGCGCCGTGGGCGAGAAGCCCGAAGCGGCTGCCACGTTGGGCGTGGCGGTGACCAAATTGCGCTTGCAGGGACTGCTGATCGCCGGCTCGTTGGCGAGTCTGGGCGGTGCCTATCTCGCCCTCGACCAACACCAGTTTTCCGATAGCATGACGGCAGGCCGTGGCTTCATTGCGCTGGCCGCGGTGATCTTCGGACGCTGGGAGCCGGTGCGTGTAGCGGTGGCTTGTCTCCTGTTCGCCGGCGCCGAGACGCTGCAGATTCAGCTGCAGGGCTCGCAGATGATACCCAGTCAGTTCGTGGAGATGATTCCCTACGTGTTAACGATTGTTGCCCTGGCCGGTGTAGTCGGACGCAGCGTCGCACCTGCCGCGCTCGGAAAAACAGAGTGA
- a CDS encoding MFS transporter, which yields MTTPHTDEHPIDGGKTAFGKLTVLMVTAFIDMLGLLMILPLLPFYAKSLGAGGFVVGLLVSSFSVAQLLSAPLWGRFSDKHGRRPALIVGLASSAVAYAVFAYADSLWLLLLSRIVQGAGGGTVSVIQAYVADATRPEDRAKSLGWLSAATNAGVALGPVIGSWVQHWGPHTPGLMAAGLCLINIVFASKYLTEVRKPAALNADGSKPIRKGSREAVLRVITHPSEPASRLVLIYAIAIGAFQGTTAILALFLAARFGVTADTIGYFFMYIGVLSVVVRALFLGKIVDHFGEARLSRYGVVFLAVGLIGLSFARDYVTLALAVGMLPLGTAFTFPCVTAMLSRVVAGSERGLYMGVQQTYGGITRVGFPILLGFAFDTFGMQSPFWISATLVMATLLLGRDMELYAPRVVKAT from the coding sequence GTGACGACCCCCCACACCGACGAGCATCCGATCGACGGCGGCAAGACCGCGTTCGGCAAACTCACGGTGTTGATGGTGACGGCGTTCATCGACATGCTCGGCTTGTTGATGATTCTGCCGTTGCTGCCGTTTTATGCGAAGAGCCTCGGTGCCGGCGGGTTCGTTGTCGGGCTACTGGTCAGTTCGTTCAGCGTGGCGCAGCTGCTCAGCGCGCCGTTGTGGGGCCGCTTCAGCGACAAGCATGGTCGCCGTCCGGCGCTGATCGTGGGACTCGCGTCGAGCGCCGTCGCGTACGCGGTATTCGCCTATGCCGACTCGCTGTGGCTGCTGCTGTTGTCGCGCATCGTCCAGGGCGCGGGCGGTGGCACGGTGAGTGTGATTCAGGCGTACGTGGCCGATGCCACGCGTCCGGAAGATCGTGCGAAGAGCCTCGGCTGGCTCTCGGCCGCCACGAACGCCGGTGTCGCACTGGGCCCGGTGATCGGTAGCTGGGTGCAGCACTGGGGCCCGCACACGCCGGGACTCATGGCGGCGGGCTTGTGCCTCATCAACATCGTCTTCGCGTCGAAGTACCTCACCGAAGTCCGGAAGCCGGCGGCTCTCAACGCCGACGGCTCGAAGCCTATCCGCAAAGGCTCGCGTGAAGCCGTGCTGCGTGTGATCACGCACCCCAGCGAACCGGCCTCGCGGCTAGTGCTGATCTACGCCATCGCGATCGGCGCCTTTCAGGGCACGACCGCCATTCTCGCGCTCTTCCTCGCCGCGCGCTTCGGTGTCACGGCCGATACGATCGGCTACTTCTTCATGTACATCGGCGTGTTGAGCGTCGTGGTGCGCGCGCTATTCCTGGGCAAGATCGTCGACCACTTCGGCGAAGCACGCTTGAGCCGGTATGGCGTGGTGTTCCTCGCCGTCGGACTGATCGGCCTCTCGTTCGCACGCGACTACGTCACGCTGGCCTTGGCCGTCGGCATGCTGCCGCTGGGTACCGCGTTCACGTTCCCGTGTGTCACCGCGATGCTGTCGCGCGTCGTCGCGGGATCGGAGCGCGGTTTGTACATGGGCGTGCAGCAGACGTACGGCGGGATCACGCGGGTCGGATTCCCGATTCTGCTCGGGTTTGCGTTCGATACGTTCGGGATGCAGAGCCCGTTCTGGATCAGTGCGACGCTGGTGATGGCGACACTGCTGCTGGGACGGGATATGGAGTTGTATGCGCCGAGGGTGGTGAAGGCTACTTAG
- a CDS encoding S9 family peptidase translates to MRFALLLAVLAATTASAQSPRPLRSADIYRLRDVGAARISPDGAWIAYTVTTVDSAKDKSDSDVWMVNYEGTRTIRMTSSPEGESNPRWSPDNRYLSFVSGRYESKGGQVWLLDRSGGDAVRLTDLKGGVGEYEWSPDGSRLAVVSHDPDPEDAKPDSLKTKNPKPIVLDRYAFKRDNTGYLDRLRDHVYIVDVTTKKAVQITTGDFDDQSVRWSPDGKRLVFVSERSGTDPDRTNNADIYVVDAVAGATPLKLTTWSGPDANPVWSPDGQFIAYLQGSEPQLSAYTQNTIAVVPSAGGTARLIAASLDRDVNGLSWSGDGKLLRFLLGDDRAVHLASVPVSGGTVTRVLDGRRAVTSYDASTTGRVVVNTATATRSGEVFAFENGALRALTHVNDSIFTALALGTTEDVQFKNKDGLTVGALLVKPAGFDASKKYPLMLRIHGGPNGQDQHAFSFERELFAANGYLVLAVNYRGSSGRGQAWKKAIFADWGNKEVQDLMAGVDHVIGMGVVDTTRMGIGGWSYGGILTDYTIATTTRFKAATSGAGSALQTTMYGSDQYIYQYENELGAPWKNPKLWEKLSYPFWHADRITTPTMFLGGEKDFNVPIAGGEQMYQALKSLGVPSQMIVYPGQFHGISRPSFVKDRYDRYVGWYAKYLMGVTQ, encoded by the coding sequence ATGCGTTTTGCGCTTCTCCTCGCCGTTCTTGCGGCCACCACTGCCTCCGCGCAGTCCCCTCGCCCGCTCCGCAGCGCCGACATCTACCGCCTGCGCGATGTCGGCGCCGCTCGCATCTCCCCCGATGGCGCCTGGATCGCGTACACCGTCACCACCGTCGACTCGGCCAAGGACAAGAGCGACAGCGATGTGTGGATGGTGAACTACGAAGGCACTCGCACCATCCGTATGACCAGCTCTCCAGAAGGCGAAAGCAATCCGCGATGGAGCCCGGACAATCGCTATCTGAGCTTCGTCTCCGGTCGCTACGAGTCGAAAGGCGGTCAGGTGTGGTTACTCGACCGCTCCGGCGGTGACGCCGTGCGCCTCACCGATCTCAAAGGCGGAGTGGGCGAGTACGAGTGGTCACCCGACGGTTCGCGGCTCGCGGTGGTATCGCACGATCCCGATCCCGAAGACGCCAAGCCCGATTCACTGAAGACGAAGAATCCGAAGCCGATCGTGCTCGATCGATACGCCTTCAAGCGCGATAACACCGGATATCTCGACCGCCTGCGCGATCATGTGTACATCGTGGATGTCACTACCAAGAAGGCGGTGCAGATCACGACCGGCGACTTCGACGACCAGTCGGTACGGTGGTCGCCCGATGGTAAGCGGCTGGTGTTCGTGAGCGAGCGCAGCGGCACCGATCCCGATCGCACGAACAACGCCGACATCTACGTCGTCGACGCCGTGGCCGGTGCGACGCCGCTCAAGCTCACCACGTGGAGCGGCCCTGATGCCAATCCGGTCTGGAGTCCCGATGGACAGTTCATCGCGTATCTCCAGGGCAGCGAGCCGCAGCTGTCGGCGTACACGCAGAATACGATTGCCGTGGTGCCGAGTGCCGGTGGAACGGCGCGACTGATCGCCGCGTCGCTCGATCGCGATGTGAACGGACTGTCGTGGAGTGGCGACGGCAAATTATTGCGCTTCCTACTGGGCGACGACCGCGCGGTGCATCTCGCCTCCGTGCCGGTGAGTGGCGGCACCGTGACGCGCGTGCTCGACGGACGGCGCGCCGTGACGTCGTATGATGCATCCACGACCGGCCGCGTCGTGGTGAACACCGCCACCGCCACGCGTTCGGGCGAGGTGTTCGCCTTTGAGAACGGTGCGCTGCGCGCGCTCACGCACGTGAACGATTCGATTTTTACCGCACTGGCGCTGGGCACCACCGAAGATGTGCAATTCAAGAACAAGGACGGGCTCACCGTGGGCGCGTTGCTGGTGAAGCCGGCCGGGTTCGATGCGAGCAAGAAGTATCCGCTCATGCTGCGCATTCACGGCGGCCCGAACGGACAGGACCAGCACGCGTTCTCGTTCGAGCGTGAACTGTTCGCGGCGAACGGCTACCTCGTGCTGGCGGTGAACTATCGCGGTAGCTCGGGACGTGGGCAGGCGTGGAAGAAGGCCATCTTCGCCGACTGGGGCAACAAGGAAGTGCAGGACTTGATGGCCGGTGTCGATCATGTGATCGGCATGGGCGTGGTCGACACCACGCGCATGGGGATTGGCGGCTGGAGCTACGGCGGCATCCTCACCGACTACACCATCGCCACCACCACGCGCTTCAAGGCCGCCACCAGCGGCGCCGGCAGCGCGTTGCAGACCACCATGTACGGCAGCGACCAGTACATCTATCAGTACGAAAACGAACTTGGCGCGCCGTGGAAGAATCCGAAGTTGTGGGAGAAGCTGTCGTATCCCTTCTGGCATGCGGACCGCATCACGACACCCACGATGTTCCTGGGCGGCGAGAAGGACTTCAACGTCCCCATCGCCGGCGGTGAGCAGATGTATCAGGCGCTCAAGTCACTGGGTGTGCCGAGCCAGATGATCGTGTACCCCGGGCAATTCCACGGCATCTCGCGGCCGAGCTTCGTGAAGGACCGGTATGACCGGTATGTGGGGTGGTACGCGAAGTATCTGATGGGCGTGACGCAGTAG
- a CDS encoding IS256 family transposase, which produces MARRKRAAAEPLPAGLTPEILDQLVAGVQTSADVQLVWRQLQKAMAERVLKAELTHHLGYPEGGERGPDGNARNGFTPKSLLTESGSIALDIPRDRDGSFAPQFVPKGARRLPGFDETVLMLYARGLSTRELQAFLEERYQIPVSPDLISTITSEVLAEVETWQQRPLESTYVAVAFDALRVKIRDEGVVQNKAVYLALGVQLDGTKEVLGFWIAQTEGAAFWHRVFRELQGRGVADILIALIDGLTGLPDALQTVFPHTVIHQCIVHLVRQSLHYVSWTERKLVAAALRTIYHAPTEAAGRLALQRFAESPLGQRHAAIVAIWERHWERIAPALAYPLEIRRVLYTTNAIESLNMQIRKVIKTRGHFPSDEAAGKLLYLALRNIGKKWKAKPDKYWRAAFPHLKLLFGDRLVATS; this is translated from the coding sequence ATGGCTCGACGGAAACGGGCGGCGGCGGAGCCGCTGCCCGCAGGGCTGACGCCCGAGATTCTCGACCAGTTGGTGGCGGGGGTGCAGACCTCCGCCGACGTCCAGCTGGTCTGGCGGCAGTTGCAGAAGGCGATGGCGGAGCGGGTGCTCAAGGCTGAGCTCACGCATCATTTGGGCTATCCCGAGGGCGGGGAGCGCGGGCCGGATGGCAATGCCCGCAATGGCTTTACCCCGAAGTCGTTGCTGACCGAGAGCGGGTCGATTGCGCTCGACATCCCGCGGGACCGCGACGGCAGTTTTGCGCCCCAGTTTGTGCCCAAGGGCGCCCGCCGCTTGCCGGGCTTCGACGAGACGGTGCTGATGCTGTACGCGCGCGGCTTGAGCACGCGCGAGCTCCAGGCGTTTCTCGAGGAGCGCTATCAGATCCCGGTCTCGCCCGACTTGATCAGCACGATCACGAGCGAGGTGCTGGCCGAAGTCGAGACGTGGCAGCAGCGGCCGCTCGAGTCGACGTACGTGGCCGTCGCCTTCGATGCGCTGCGCGTGAAGATCCGCGACGAAGGCGTCGTGCAAAACAAGGCGGTGTATCTCGCGCTCGGCGTGCAGCTGGATGGCACGAAGGAAGTGCTCGGCTTTTGGATCGCGCAAACCGAGGGCGCCGCCTTCTGGCACCGCGTGTTTCGCGAGCTGCAGGGCCGTGGCGTGGCCGATATCCTGATCGCGCTGATCGATGGCCTGACGGGGCTCCCAGACGCGCTGCAGACGGTGTTTCCGCACACGGTGATTCATCAGTGCATCGTGCATCTCGTGCGTCAAAGCCTCCACTACGTGTCGTGGACCGAGCGGAAGCTCGTCGCGGCGGCGCTGCGGACGATCTACCACGCGCCCACCGAGGCGGCTGGGCGTCTCGCCTTGCAGCGCTTTGCGGAGAGTCCGCTTGGGCAGCGCCACGCAGCGATCGTCGCCATCTGGGAGCGGCACTGGGAGCGCATCGCGCCGGCCCTCGCCTACCCACTGGAAATCCGCCGCGTGCTCTACACCACGAATGCGATCGAGAGCCTGAACATGCAGATTCGCAAAGTGATCAAGACCCGCGGCCACTTCCCGAGTGATGAAGCGGCCGGCAAGCTGCTCTATCTCGCGCTGCGCAACATCGGCAAGAAGTGGAAGGCCAAGCCCGACAAGTACTGGCGCGCGGCCTTCCCACATCTCAAGCTCCTCTTCGGCGACCGACTCGTGGCGACGTCGTGA
- a CDS encoding DoxX family protein yields the protein MPTEESLRPLDALNARVMQHPAAARLTLMSRILLAVAFIPTGSVKLMGERFTSLGVNTSVGAFFEAMYQTGAYWRFLGLSQVVAGLLLLIPATAFYGAVLFLPILVNVVVITLAIEFKGTPMVTLPMLLANLWLLAWDWPRWRAVLITEKSRPVVRTWSRLERAGWLLGAASVAAFLFAIRGAALKGTAGALVGLGVIGGLMVVTAWVRGARGR from the coding sequence ATGCCCACCGAAGAGTCCCTCCGACCGCTCGACGCGTTGAACGCGCGCGTGATGCAGCACCCCGCCGCCGCGCGCTTGACGCTGATGAGTCGCATTCTGCTGGCGGTGGCGTTCATTCCCACCGGCAGCGTGAAGCTGATGGGCGAACGGTTCACCTCATTGGGCGTGAACACGTCCGTTGGAGCGTTCTTCGAAGCGATGTATCAGACCGGCGCCTATTGGCGGTTTCTCGGGCTGTCGCAGGTGGTCGCTGGTTTGCTGCTGCTGATTCCGGCGACCGCCTTCTACGGCGCGGTGCTGTTCCTGCCCATTCTGGTGAACGTCGTGGTGATCACCCTCGCCATCGAGTTCAAGGGGACGCCGATGGTCACACTTCCCATGCTGCTGGCGAACCTGTGGCTGCTGGCCTGGGACTGGCCGCGGTGGCGCGCGGTGCTGATCACGGAGAAGTCGCGGCCGGTCGTGCGCACCTGGTCGCGCCTGGAGCGGGCCGGCTGGCTGCTCGGTGCGGCAAGTGTGGCAGCGTTCCTCTTCGCGATTCGCGGGGCGGCGCTGAAGGGGACGGCGGGGGCGCTGGTGGGACTCGGGGTGATCGGTGGGCTGATGGTGGTGACGGCGTGGGTGCGGGGGGCGCGGGGGCGGTAG
- a CDS encoding peptidylprolyl isomerase produces MPTPRESHLLRRTLAILAAFVALGACHRAPSADIAATAPSPVAARALLLDPANAEFTRPAPPISRLRFETSKGVFVLELHRDWGPLGADRLYNLARIGYFTDTRFHRVRAAYIAQWGLHGDSAVNAAWKGRYLRDDPPRSRNTRGTFAFSYESPGRENTRNTQIYVNLADNPRNDAEPFTVLGTVVEGLSVLDSLYSGYGEDSGSGVRQGKQGPLERGGNAYMDREFPKLDRILRVTISKP; encoded by the coding sequence ATGCCGACTCCCCGCGAATCCCATCTCCTCCGCCGCACGCTTGCGATCCTCGCTGCCTTCGTCGCGCTCGGCGCCTGCCATCGCGCGCCGTCCGCCGACATAGCAGCCACCGCGCCGTCACCGGTCGCCGCCCGCGCACTGTTGCTCGACCCCGCCAACGCCGAGTTCACACGCCCGGCCCCACCGATCTCCCGTCTCCGCTTCGAGACATCCAAAGGCGTGTTCGTGCTCGAACTGCATCGCGACTGGGGACCGCTCGGCGCCGACCGGCTCTACAATCTCGCGCGGATCGGCTACTTCACCGACACCCGCTTCCACCGCGTGCGCGCCGCCTACATCGCGCAGTGGGGACTGCACGGCGACTCGGCGGTGAACGCCGCGTGGAAGGGTCGCTATCTGCGCGACGACCCGCCCCGCTCGCGAAACACACGCGGCACATTCGCCTTTTCGTACGAGAGTCCGGGTCGCGAGAACACCCGCAATACGCAGATCTACGTGAACCTCGCCGACAATCCGCGCAACGACGCCGAGCCGTTTACGGTGCTCGGCACCGTGGTGGAAGGCTTGTCGGTGCTCGACAGTCTCTACAGCGGCTACGGCGAAGACTCCGGCAGCGGCGTGCGACAAGGCAAGCAGGGACCGCTCGAGCGTGGAGGCAATGCGTACATGGATCGCGAATTCCCCAAACTCGATCGCATTCTTCGTGTCACGATCTCCAAGCCGTAG
- a CDS encoding bifunctional salicylyl-CoA 5-hydroxylase/oxidoreductase: MNVVVVGGGPGGLYAALLMKRRDPRAQITVIERHRPDDTFGWGVVLSDQTVANLRAADPQSADEIAAAMHRWDDIAIHFAERTMRSGGHGFSGIGRKKLLAILQQRCRALGVVLRFETELPPEAIESAIVAEQGDLVIVADGINSRLRERFASTYRPDIDLRRCRYIWLGTPKRFDAFTFAFKETPIGWFQAHAYQFDGDTSTFIVETPQEVWEQAGIADMSDGESIAFCESLFADVLGGEPLMSNAAHLRGSAQWIRFPRVTCAEWVHWLDTERGRIPLVLLGDSAHTAHFSIGSGSKLALEDAIALDVQLAAHAGDMSAALSRYQAERSVEVLKLQNAARNSTEWFEHVDRYATLAPEQFAYSLLTRSQRISHENLRVRDAAYVGAFERWFAQQSGMAVAPDNAAPPAIFTPFTVRGVTLPNRIVVSPMAQYSATNDGMPTDWHLVHLGARATGGAGLVMTEMTCVAPDARITPVCPGMWNDEQRDVWARIVRFVHEHTPAKIGLQLGHAGAKGATKTMWDGIDQPLEHGAWPLIAASELQYLDGISQTARAMTREDMLRVTGEFVQAAQRGVAAGFDWLELHFAHGYLMSGFLSPLTNHRTDAYGGDRAGRAKFPLEVFAAVRAVWPSDRPISVRISAHDWATGGNTDNDAVDIARLFRDAGADMIDVSAGQVVKRERPVYGRMWQTPFADRVRQEAGIATIAVGAITDADQANGIIASGRADLVAIGRPHLANPAWTLMEAAKYGYAGAVWPVQYLAGKSQLDRLIERERSMRAAAEGAPPTGELT; encoded by the coding sequence GTGAACGTGGTCGTGGTGGGTGGTGGACCGGGCGGGCTCTATGCCGCGCTGCTGATGAAGCGGCGAGACCCGCGCGCGCAGATCACCGTGATCGAGCGGCATCGGCCCGACGATACGTTTGGCTGGGGCGTCGTGCTCTCTGATCAGACCGTCGCCAATCTGCGTGCGGCCGATCCGCAAAGCGCCGACGAGATCGCCGCGGCCATGCATCGCTGGGATGACATCGCGATTCACTTCGCCGAACGCACTATGCGCTCGGGCGGTCACGGTTTCAGTGGCATCGGCCGCAAGAAGCTGCTCGCTATTCTGCAGCAGCGCTGCCGTGCACTGGGCGTGGTGTTGCGCTTCGAAACGGAGCTACCCCCCGAAGCGATCGAATCAGCGATCGTGGCCGAGCAGGGCGACCTGGTGATCGTGGCGGACGGCATCAACAGCCGCTTGCGCGAACGCTTCGCTAGCACGTACCGCCCCGACATCGATCTGCGTCGCTGCCGCTACATCTGGTTGGGCACGCCGAAGCGCTTCGACGCCTTCACCTTTGCCTTCAAGGAAACGCCGATCGGCTGGTTCCAGGCGCACGCGTATCAGTTCGACGGCGACACCAGCACGTTCATCGTGGAGACGCCGCAGGAGGTGTGGGAGCAGGCCGGTATCGCCGACATGTCCGACGGCGAGTCGATCGCCTTCTGCGAGTCACTGTTTGCCGACGTGCTGGGCGGGGAACCGCTCATGAGCAACGCCGCACATCTGCGCGGATCGGCGCAATGGATCCGCTTCCCGCGCGTCACGTGCGCCGAGTGGGTGCACTGGCTCGATACGGAGCGCGGCCGTATCCCGCTCGTCCTGCTGGGCGACTCGGCACACACCGCGCACTTCAGCATCGGCTCGGGCAGCAAACTCGCGCTCGAAGACGCTATTGCGCTCGACGTGCAGCTGGCGGCGCATGCGGGCGACATGAGCGCGGCACTGAGCCGCTATCAGGCCGAGCGGAGCGTGGAAGTGCTCAAGCTGCAAAATGCGGCGCGCAACTCTACGGAGTGGTTCGAGCATGTCGACCGCTACGCGACGCTGGCACCGGAACAGTTCGCGTACTCGCTGCTGACGCGCTCACAGCGCATCTCGCATGAAAACCTGCGTGTGCGCGACGCGGCCTATGTGGGCGCCTTCGAGCGTTGGTTCGCGCAGCAGTCGGGGATGGCTGTTGCGCCCGATAACGCTGCACCACCGGCGATCTTCACGCCGTTCACGGTACGTGGCGTCACGCTGCCCAATCGCATCGTCGTGAGCCCCATGGCGCAGTACTCGGCCACCAACGATGGCATGCCCACCGATTGGCACCTCGTGCATCTGGGCGCCCGCGCCACCGGTGGCGCCGGCCTCGTAATGACCGAGATGACCTGTGTGGCACCTGATGCGCGCATCACGCCCGTCTGCCCGGGGATGTGGAACGACGAGCAGCGCGACGTGTGGGCCCGCATCGTGCGCTTTGTGCATGAGCACACGCCAGCCAAGATCGGACTGCAGCTCGGCCATGCTGGAGCGAAGGGCGCAACCAAAACGATGTGGGACGGGATCGATCAACCGCTCGAGCATGGTGCTTGGCCGCTAATCGCCGCGTCGGAGCTGCAGTATCTCGATGGTATTTCGCAAACGGCCCGCGCGATGACGCGCGAGGACATGCTCCGGGTAACCGGTGAGTTCGTGCAGGCGGCGCAGCGTGGCGTGGCCGCTGGCTTCGACTGGCTGGAGTTGCATTTCGCGCACGGCTACCTCATGTCCGGTTTCCTCTCACCGCTCACCAACCATCGCACCGATGCCTACGGCGGTGATCGCGCAGGGCGCGCGAAATTTCCGTTAGAAGTATTCGCGGCGGTGCGCGCCGTGTGGCCGTCTGATCGGCCGATCTCCGTTCGCATTTCCGCGCATGACTGGGCGACGGGCGGCAACACCGACAACGATGCTGTGGACATCGCCAGACTGTTCCGGGACGCCGGCGCCGATATGATCGACGTCTCCGCCGGGCAGGTCGTGAAGCGCGAGCGCCCCGTGTACGGCCGTATGTGGCAGACGCCGTTCGCCGATCGCGTACGGCAGGAGGCCGGGATCGCCACGATCGCCGTGGGTGCGATCACCGACGCCGATCAAGCCAACGGCATCATTGCATCGGGACGCGCGGACCTCGTGGCCATCGGACGTCCGCACCTGGCGAATCCGGCATGGACGCTGATGGAAGCGGCGAAGTACGGATACGCCGGCGCGGTGTGGCCGGTGCAGTATCTGGCTGGCAAATCGCAGCTGGACCGTCTCATTGAACGCGAGCGCTCGATGCGCGCTGCGGCCGAGGGTGCACCGCCCACCGGAGAGCTCACATGA
- a CDS encoding SDR family NAD(P)-dependent oxidoreductase — translation MNLHTSDSLPALAGRHALVTGANRGIGAAIARSLSAAGAHVSLLVRDPARAEAVAASLAGPYTVVVADVTDREALTGACAAAAKALGPVDILVNNAGTAESAPFLKSDAALFDRMIAMHLMAPVYASQEVLPGMIERGFGHIVNVASVAGLMGAPYVTAYTAAKHAMIGFTRSLALEVGPRGVAVNAVCPAYTDTDLVTGAVERIVQRTGRSASDALHSILSDAGQTRIVTSEEVADAVLALCAAPIGAPVGQAIVIDGRAVDGSAPEIGA, via the coding sequence ATGAACCTGCATACGAGTGATTCGCTGCCGGCCTTGGCTGGCCGCCACGCGCTGGTGACCGGCGCAAACCGTGGCATCGGTGCGGCCATCGCCCGCTCGCTCTCCGCGGCCGGTGCGCACGTGTCGCTGTTGGTGCGCGACCCGGCGCGCGCGGAGGCGGTCGCTGCGTCATTGGCGGGACCGTACACCGTGGTCGTTGCCGATGTCACCGATCGCGAGGCGCTAACCGGAGCGTGTGCGGCGGCCGCCAAAGCCTTGGGGCCCGTGGACATTCTGGTCAACAACGCCGGCACGGCCGAGTCGGCGCCGTTTCTTAAGAGCGATGCGGCGCTGTTCGACCGCATGATCGCAATGCATCTGATGGCGCCCGTATACGCCTCGCAGGAAGTGTTACCGGGCATGATCGAACGCGGCTTCGGACACATCGTGAATGTGGCCAGCGTAGCCGGTCTCATGGGCGCGCCGTACGTCACGGCGTACACGGCCGCCAAACATGCGATGATCGGATTCACGCGTTCACTCGCGCTGGAAGTCGGACCGCGTGGTGTGGCGGTGAATGCCGTCTGCCCGGCGTATACCGACACCGATCTCGTGACCGGTGCCGTCGAGCGGATCGTGCAGCGCACGGGTCGTTCCGCCAGCGACGCGTTGCACTCGATTCTCTCCGACGCAGGGCAAACGCGCATCGTGACGTCGGAAGAGGTGGCCGATGCGGTGCTCGCGTTGTGCGCGGCACCGATCGGCGCTCCGGTAGGTCAAGCCATCGTGATCGATGGGCGTGCCGTCGACGGGAGTGCACCGGAGATTGGCGCGTGA
- a CDS encoding MarR family winged helix-turn-helix transcriptional regulator, with amino-acid sequence MSKPEQESLRLWLRLFTTTTLVERQLDSALKREFGSTLPRFDLLSQLERAPDGLRMGELSERILTTGGNVTWLVRALEADKLVTRRVSPTDKRAAIVRLTAAGKRHFAAMAQAHEGWIADIFAALSPDDRRAMHTRLGVVKDRVRSPRSSS; translated from the coding sequence GTGAGCAAGCCCGAACAAGAGTCGCTGCGCCTCTGGCTGCGCCTGTTCACCACGACCACGCTGGTGGAACGGCAGCTGGACAGCGCCCTCAAGCGCGAGTTCGGCTCTACGTTGCCGCGCTTCGACTTGCTTTCGCAGCTTGAGCGTGCGCCCGATGGTCTGCGCATGGGTGAACTCTCCGAGCGCATTCTCACCACCGGCGGCAACGTCACCTGGTTGGTGCGGGCACTCGAGGCCGACAAACTCGTCACGCGGCGCGTGTCGCCCACCGACAAGCGGGCCGCCATCGTGAGGCTCACCGCTGCCGGCAAACGCCACTTCGCCGCCATGGCGCAGGCTCATGAGGGCTGGATCGCCGATATCTTCGCCGCACTCTCTCCCGACGACCGGCGCGCGATGCATACGCGGCTTGGCGTCGTGAAGGATCGTGTTCGTTCTCCCAGGAGCAGCTCATGA